One segment of Panthera leo isolate Ple1 chromosome A3, P.leo_Ple1_pat1.1, whole genome shotgun sequence DNA contains the following:
- the PARD6B gene encoding partitioning defective 6 homolog beta → MNRSHRHGAGSGCLGTMEVKSKFGAEFRRFSLERSKPGKFEEFYGLLQHVHKIPNVDVLVGYADIHGDLLPINNDDNYHKAVSTANPLLRIFIQKKEEADYSAFGTDTLIKKKNVLTNVLRPDNHRKKPHIVISMPQDFRPVSSIIDVDILPETHRRVRLYKYGTEKPLGFYIRDGSSVRVTPHGLEKVPGIFISRLVPGGLAQSTGLLAVNDEVLEVNGIEVSGKSLDQVTDMMIANSRNLIITVRPANQRNNVVRNSRTSGSSGQSTDNSLLGYSQQAEPSFEPEDEDSDEDDIIIEGDGVPQQIPKAVPATESLESLTQIELNFESGQNGFIPSNEVSLAPVASGTSTETRAPDQKLLEEDGTIITL, encoded by the exons TTTGGAGCGGAATTTCGTCGGTTTTCACTGGAAAGATCCAAACCTGGAAAATTTGAGGAGTTTTATGGATTACTGCAACATGTTCATAAGATACCCAATGTTGACGTTTTAGTAGGCTATGCGGACATCCATGGAGACTTACTACCTATAAACAATGACGATAATTATCACAAAGCTGTTTCAACGGCCAATCCACTACTTAggatttttatacaaaaaaagg aagaagCAGACTACAGTGCCTTTGGTACAGACACACTaataaagaagaagaatgttTTAACCAACGTATTGCGTCCTGACAACCATAGAAAAAAGCCACATATAGTCATTAGCATGCCCCAAGACTTCAGACCCGTGTCTTCTATTATAGACGTGGATATTCTCCCAGAAACACATCGTAGGGTTCGTCTTTACAAGTACGGCACTGAGAAACCCTTGGGATTCTACATCCGGGATGGCTCCAGTGTCAGGGTAACACCTCATGGCTTAGAGAAGGTCCCAGGGATCTTTATATCCAGACTTGTCCCCGGAGGCCTGGCTCAAAGCACAGGACTGTTAGCTGTGAATGATGAAGTCTTAGAAGTCAACGGCATAGAAGTTTCAGGGAAGAGTCTTGATCAAGTGACAGACATGATGATCGCCAACAGCCGCAACCTCATCATCACGGTGAGACCAGCAAACCAGAGGAACAATGTTGTCCGCAACAGTCGGACTTCTGGCAGCTCCGGCCAGTCCACTGATAACAGCCTTCTGGGCTATTCCCAGCAGGCAGAGCCGAGCTTTGAGCCAGAGGATGAAGACAGTGATGAGGACGACATTATTATTGAAGGTGACGGAGTGCCGCAGCAGATTCCGAAAGCTGTTCCCGCTACCGAGAGCCTGGAATCACTAACGCAAATAGAACTCAATTTTGAATCTGGACAGAATGGTTTTATTCCTTCTAATGAAGTGAGCTTAGCCCCCGTCGCAAGTGGCACAAGTACAGAAACACGTGCTCCAGAtcaaaaactcttagaagaagacGGGACGATCATAACACTATGA